One genomic region from Proteus vulgaris encodes:
- the yhbY gene encoding ribosome assembly RNA-binding protein YhbY: MTLNKKQIQHLKGLAHHLNPVVMIGNNGLTEGVLAEIELALAHHELIKVKIAGEDRDVKNLIVAAIVRESGAQNVQVIGKILVLYRPSEARKIILPK, encoded by the coding sequence ATGACTCTTAACAAAAAACAAATTCAACACCTGAAAGGGCTCGCTCATCACCTGAATCCAGTCGTTATGATTGGTAACAACGGGTTGACTGAAGGCGTTCTTGCAGAAATTGAACTCGCTCTGGCGCACCATGAGCTTATCAAAGTCAAAATCGCAGGCGAAGATCGAGATGTTAAAAACTTGATCGTGGCAGCGATTGTACGCGAAAGCGGTGCACAGAATGTACAAGTTATCGGAAAAATTCTTGTTCTTTATCGTCCTTCAGAAGCACGTAAGATTATTTTACCGAAATAA
- the rlmE gene encoding 23S rRNA (uridine(2552)-2'-O)-methyltransferase RlmE, translating into MANKKRSASSSRWLQEHFSDKYVQQAQKKGFRSRAWFKLEEIQQSDNIFKPGMTVVDLGAAPGGWSQYVVQQLGSKGRIIACDLLPMDPIVGVDFLQGDFRDELVLKALLDRVGENKVQVVMSDMAPNMSGTPAVDIPRSMYLVELALDMCRDVLAPGGSFIVKVFQGEGFDEYLGQIRSLFTKVKVRKPDASRSRSREVYIVATGRKL; encoded by the coding sequence ATGGCCAATAAAAAACGTTCGGCAAGCTCTAGCCGCTGGTTACAAGAACATTTTAGTGATAAATATGTTCAGCAAGCACAGAAAAAAGGGTTTCGCTCTCGTGCTTGGTTTAAACTGGAAGAAATTCAGCAAAGTGACAATATCTTTAAACCAGGTATGACCGTTGTCGATTTAGGAGCAGCCCCTGGTGGGTGGTCTCAATACGTTGTACAGCAGTTAGGAAGTAAAGGTCGAATCATCGCATGTGACCTTTTACCTATGGATCCTATAGTCGGAGTCGATTTCCTTCAAGGCGATTTTCGTGATGAACTTGTGTTGAAGGCATTGCTTGATAGAGTAGGTGAAAACAAAGTCCAGGTTGTCATGTCTGACATGGCTCCAAACATGAGCGGTACACCCGCGGTCGATATCCCTCGATCCATGTATTTAGTAGAGTTAGCGCTTGATATGTGTCGTGATGTACTGGCTCCCGGGGGAAGTTTTATTGTCAAAGTGTTTCAGGGAGAAGGCTTTGATGAATACCTGGGGCAAATACGCTCCCTGTTTACGAAAGTGAAAGTTCGTAAACCAGACGCTTCGCGGTCTCGTTCTCGTGAGGTATATATTGTAGCCACAGGGCGTAAACTTTAG
- the folP gene encoding dihydropteroate synthase, producing the protein MKLMARGTELNLSTPQVMGILNVTPDSFSDGGTHNSLNDAVNHAAKLIAEGASIIDIGGESTRPGASDVSIDEELQRVVPVVEAIRQRFDVWISVDTSKAQVITESANAGASIINDIRSLQEPGALEAAAKTGLPVCIMHMQGDPKTMQQSPHYENVLMDVDRFLQENIQRCVDAGIEKNQIILDPGFGFGKNLAHNYQLLAHLSELHHFGLPILAGMSRKSMVGQLLNVPPQERVAGSVACAVIAAMQGAQIIRVHDVKETVDAMKVVQATLSAKENNE; encoded by the coding sequence ATGAAATTAATGGCTAGAGGAACAGAACTTAATTTATCAACACCCCAAGTTATGGGGATTTTGAATGTCACTCCAGACTCTTTCTCAGATGGTGGCACTCATAATTCACTTAACGATGCGGTTAACCACGCAGCAAAATTAATCGCTGAAGGGGCTTCTATCATCGATATTGGTGGTGAGTCTACCAGACCCGGCGCAAGTGATGTCTCTATTGATGAAGAGTTGCAGCGTGTTGTTCCTGTTGTTGAGGCTATTCGTCAGCGTTTTGATGTTTGGATCTCTGTTGATACATCCAAAGCTCAAGTCATTACTGAATCTGCAAATGCAGGTGCTTCAATTATCAATGATATTCGCTCTTTACAAGAGCCGGGAGCACTTGAAGCGGCGGCTAAAACAGGTTTGCCTGTGTGTATTATGCATATGCAAGGCGACCCTAAAACTATGCAACAATCACCACATTATGAGAATGTGTTGATGGATGTTGATCGTTTTTTACAAGAAAATATTCAACGTTGTGTTGATGCCGGGATCGAAAAAAATCAAATTATTCTTGATCCAGGATTCGGCTTTGGTAAAAATTTAGCGCATAATTACCAATTATTAGCACACTTAAGTGAACTTCATCACTTTGGTCTACCCATACTTGCCGGAATGTCACGCAAATCAATGGTTGGACAACTATTGAATGTACCACCACAAGAGCGTGTTGCTGGTAGCGTGGCATGCGCTGTCATTGCAGCGATGCAAGGCGCACAAATTATTCGTGTACACGATGTTAAAGAGACTGTTGATGCGATGAAAGTCGTACAAGCGACTCTTTCTGCAAAGGAAAATAATGAATGA
- the rplU gene encoding 50S ribosomal protein L21: protein MYAVFQSGGKQHRVSEGQTIRLEKLEVATGETIEFDTVMMVANGDDIQIGAPILAGVKVKAEVVAHGRGDKVKIVKFRRRKHSRKQQGHRQWFTDVKITGIA, encoded by the coding sequence ATGTACGCGGTTTTCCAAAGTGGTGGTAAACAACACCGAGTCAGCGAAGGTCAAACTATTCGTTTAGAGAAGCTGGAAGTAGCTACTGGCGAAACAATCGAGTTTGATACTGTAATGATGGTCGCTAATGGCGATGACATTCAAATTGGCGCTCCAATCCTTGCGGGCGTTAAAGTTAAAGCGGAAGTGGTTGCTCACGGTCGCGGCGATAAAGTTAAGATTGTTAAGTTCCGTCGTCGTAAACACAGCCGTAAACAACAGGGCCACCGTCAGTGGTTTACTGATGTTAAAATCACTGGTATCGCTTAA
- the cgtA gene encoding Obg family GTPase CgtA, whose amino-acid sequence MKFVDEAKILIVAGDGGNGCVSFRREKYIPNGGPDGGDGGDGGDVYMIADENLNTLIDYRFTKSYRAERGENGHSRDCTGKRGQDITISVPVGTRVRDLATNEVIADLTAHGQKQMVAKGGFHGLGNTRFKSSVNRAPRQRTMGTPGESREVLLELMLLADVGMLGMPNAGKSTFIRAVSAAKPKVADYPFTTLVPSLGVVRMDNHQSFVVADIPGLIEGAADGAGLGIQFLKHLERCRVLLHLIDIDPIDGSDPVENAKIIISELEKYSEKLAQKPRWLVFNKVDLLDAEEAKEKAKAIVEALGWDENYYMIAAINQEGVKKLCWNIMEFLNVTPREQDIVATKAEPGKVDFMWDDYHKEQLENPDFEEDDDDDWDEEDDEGIEFIYQR is encoded by the coding sequence ATGAAATTTGTTGATGAGGCCAAGATCCTAATCGTCGCGGGCGATGGTGGTAACGGCTGTGTAAGCTTTCGTCGCGAAAAATATATCCCTAACGGGGGACCAGACGGTGGTGATGGTGGTGATGGTGGTGATGTCTACATGATTGCAGACGAAAACCTAAACACCTTAATTGATTACCGTTTTACAAAATCTTATCGCGCAGAACGTGGTGAAAATGGTCACAGCCGTGATTGCACCGGTAAGCGTGGTCAAGATATTACTATCAGTGTTCCTGTCGGGACGCGTGTCCGTGATTTAGCAACAAATGAAGTCATTGCTGACTTAACTGCTCACGGCCAAAAGCAAATGGTTGCTAAAGGCGGCTTCCACGGTTTAGGTAATACTCGCTTTAAATCATCGGTTAACCGTGCTCCACGTCAACGTACAATGGGAACGCCGGGTGAATCTCGCGAAGTCCTATTAGAGCTAATGTTATTAGCTGATGTGGGTATGCTTGGTATGCCAAATGCGGGTAAATCCACATTTATTCGTGCAGTATCAGCAGCAAAACCTAAAGTTGCTGATTATCCATTTACAACGTTAGTACCAAGCTTAGGTGTGGTACGCATGGATAATCACCAAAGCTTTGTGGTTGCAGATATTCCCGGATTAATCGAAGGCGCTGCTGATGGTGCAGGTCTTGGGATCCAATTCTTAAAACACTTAGAACGCTGTCGTGTGTTATTACACTTGATCGATATTGATCCTATTGATGGATCGGATCCTGTGGAAAATGCAAAAATTATTATCTCTGAACTAGAGAAATACAGCGAAAAATTAGCACAAAAACCACGTTGGTTAGTGTTCAATAAAGTTGATCTTCTCGATGCTGAAGAAGCAAAAGAGAAGGCAAAAGCCATTGTTGAAGCGCTGGGTTGGGATGAAAACTATTACATGATAGCGGCCATCAACCAAGAAGGTGTGAAAAAACTTTGCTGGAATATCATGGAATTCCTGAATGTTACTCCGCGTGAGCAAGACATTGTTGCGACAAAAGCAGAGCCAGGAAAAGTTGACTTTATGTGGGATGATTACCACAAAGAACAGCTTGAAAACCCTGATTTCGAAGAAGATGACGACGATGATTGGGATGAAGAAGACGACGAAGGTATTGAGTTTATCTACCAACGTTAA
- the rpmA gene encoding 50S ribosomal protein L27, translated as MAHKKAGGSTRNGRDSEAKRLGVKRFGGEAVLAGSIIVRQRGTKFHAGTNVGCGRDHTLFALADGKIKFEVKGPNNRKFISIEAE; from the coding sequence ATGGCACATAAAAAGGCTGGCGGCTCGACTCGTAACGGTCGTGATTCCGAAGCAAAACGTCTGGGTGTTAAACGTTTCGGTGGTGAAGCTGTATTAGCAGGTAGCATCATCGTTCGTCAACGTGGTACTAAGTTCCATGCAGGTACTAACGTTGGTTGTGGTCGTGACCACACCCTGTTTGCATTAGCTGACGGAAAAATTAAGTTCGAAGTTAAAGGTCCAAACAACCGTAAATTTATCAGCATCGAAGCTGAATAA
- the dacB gene encoding serine-type D-Ala-D-Ala carboxypeptidase, whose product MRLLSTFRRILYTLSIISFSTQAIPVENYTSLLPEGTQVGLITQPVGAASPNLNYHADQLALPASTQKVVTALAALLQLGGNYQFTTTMETEGKIKDNQLMGDLIFRFTGDPTLTRQQLRAMVAVLKQSGVTKVHGDLLIDTSAFSSHDKAPGWVWNDLTQCFSAPPSAAIVDKNCFSVLLQSGSKEGDIATIRKASFYPVTVLSEVETYEKGSTRTRFCELDVTVRDLNTYVITGCIPKRDDAVPLMFSIQDGAHWAGTILKEELQRANIELDGYIKRRSQLKAPVTVLAQTQSKPLHNLLTTMLKESDNMIADTVFRTIGREYYGVAGTWRSGAEATRAILKQKAGIDLGNTVMVDGSGLSRHNLISPATMMQVLQYIGQHESELNFITMLPLAGHDGTLQYRGGFHEAGVDGKVSAKTGSLKGVYNLAGFMTTANGQKVAFVQYVSAYSPPTQNRNAGRAYLVRFETNLYKDMYNNR is encoded by the coding sequence ATGCGCTTACTATCAACATTTCGACGGATACTCTACACATTAAGTATCATCAGTTTTTCAACTCAAGCGATACCTGTTGAAAACTACACATCCCTTCTTCCCGAAGGAACTCAAGTAGGTTTAATAACTCAACCCGTTGGCGCTGCTTCTCCTAATCTTAATTATCATGCCGATCAATTAGCACTTCCAGCAAGTACTCAAAAAGTGGTGACTGCACTCGCGGCATTACTTCAATTAGGTGGAAACTATCAATTCACCACAACAATGGAAACAGAAGGTAAGATAAAAGACAATCAGCTTATGGGTGATTTGATCTTTCGTTTTACAGGCGATCCTACATTAACCCGCCAACAATTAAGAGCAATGGTTGCCGTATTAAAACAATCAGGTGTTACAAAAGTGCACGGCGATTTGCTTATTGATACTTCTGCTTTTTCAAGCCATGACAAAGCACCCGGTTGGGTTTGGAATGATCTAACTCAATGCTTTAGCGCCCCTCCTAGTGCCGCAATTGTTGATAAGAACTGTTTTTCTGTTTTACTGCAAAGTGGCAGCAAAGAAGGTGATATTGCCACAATACGTAAAGCTTCTTTCTATCCTGTAACCGTTTTAAGTGAAGTTGAAACTTATGAGAAAGGATCAACTCGTACCCGTTTTTGTGAATTAGATGTCACTGTTCGTGACTTAAATACCTATGTAATAACAGGTTGTATTCCTAAACGTGACGATGCAGTCCCTTTAATGTTTTCTATTCAAGATGGTGCTCATTGGGCGGGTACAATTTTAAAAGAAGAGTTACAGCGCGCCAATATTGAACTTGATGGATATATCAAACGTCGATCTCAACTAAAAGCGCCGGTTACTGTACTAGCACAGACACAATCAAAACCATTACATAACTTACTGACTACCATGCTAAAAGAGTCTGACAATATGATTGCAGACACCGTATTTAGAACCATTGGTCGTGAGTATTATGGCGTTGCAGGGACTTGGCGCTCTGGCGCAGAAGCAACCCGCGCTATTTTAAAACAAAAAGCCGGAATTGATTTAGGAAATACCGTTATGGTTGATGGCTCAGGCCTTTCTCGCCATAACCTCATTTCACCAGCAACAATGATGCAAGTCCTTCAATACATTGGACAACATGAGAGTGAATTAAACTTTATTACCATGCTTCCCCTTGCAGGACATGACGGTACATTGCAGTATCGAGGTGGTTTTCATGAAGCAGGTGTCGATGGCAAAGTTTCTGCTAAAACGGGTTCATTAAAAGGGGTTTACAATCTTGCGGGCTTTATGACCACGGCAAATGGACAAAAAGTAGCATTTGTACAATACGTTTCGGCGTATTCACCTCCTACACAGAATCGTAATGCTGGACGCGCTTATTTAGTGCGTTTTGAAACAAACCTGTATAAAGATATGTACAACAACCGTTAG
- the glmM gene encoding phosphoglucosamine mutase, translating to MSERKYFGTDGIRGKVGDSPITPDFVLKLGWAAGKVLARHGSRKIIIGKDTRISGYMLESALEAGLAAAGLSASFTGPMPTPAVAYLTRTFRAEAGIVISASHNPYYDNGIKFFSIDGTKLPDEVEESIEAEMEKPITCVESAELGRANRIVDAAGRYIEFCKGTFPNENNLNGLKVVVDCAHGATYHIAPNVFRELGAEVITIGCDPTGININEECGATDVRMLQKRVLEEGADVGLAFDGDGDRIIMVDHQGLKVDGDQILYIIAREALRQGQLRGGAVGTLMSNMGLEIALKQLGIPFVRAKVGDRYVLEKLQEKGWRLGAENSGHIILLDKTTTGDGIVAGLQVLSAMVRNHMSLHDLCSGMKLLPQILVNVRFTGSHDPLQTPEVQKVAKAVEEELAGKGRVLLRKSGTEPLIRVMVEGENEEQVTAMANRIADAVKHVG from the coding sequence ATGAGCGAACGTAAATACTTTGGAACAGATGGTATCCGTGGAAAAGTAGGTGATAGTCCAATTACACCTGATTTTGTATTAAAACTAGGTTGGGCTGCGGGCAAAGTATTAGCACGTCATGGCTCTCGTAAAATCATTATTGGTAAAGATACACGTATTTCAGGCTATATGCTGGAATCTGCATTAGAGGCTGGTTTAGCTGCGGCTGGTTTATCTGCTTCATTTACAGGACCAATGCCAACACCTGCTGTTGCTTATTTAACGCGTACATTCCGCGCTGAAGCCGGGATTGTGATTTCAGCTTCTCATAACCCTTATTACGATAACGGGATCAAATTCTTCTCTATTGATGGCACAAAATTGCCAGACGAAGTAGAAGAATCGATTGAAGCTGAAATGGAAAAACCAATTACCTGTGTTGAATCAGCAGAGCTTGGTCGTGCAAATCGTATCGTGGATGCTGCGGGTCGTTACATTGAATTCTGTAAAGGGACTTTCCCAAATGAAAACAATCTTAACGGTCTAAAAGTCGTTGTCGATTGTGCTCATGGCGCAACATATCATATTGCACCAAATGTATTTCGTGAATTAGGTGCCGAAGTGATCACTATTGGTTGTGATCCTACTGGTATCAATATCAACGAAGAGTGTGGCGCAACAGATGTTCGTATGTTGCAAAAACGCGTATTAGAAGAAGGCGCTGATGTTGGTCTAGCTTTTGATGGTGACGGTGACCGTATCATCATGGTTGACCATCAAGGTCTAAAGGTTGATGGCGACCAAATTCTCTACATTATTGCGAGAGAAGCGTTACGCCAAGGTCAATTACGCGGCGGTGCAGTGGGTACTCTAATGAGTAATATGGGATTAGAGATAGCACTGAAACAACTGGGTATTCCTTTTGTAAGAGCAAAAGTGGGTGACCGCTATGTACTTGAAAAATTACAAGAGAAAGGCTGGCGCTTAGGTGCTGAAAACTCAGGTCACATTATTTTATTAGATAAAACGACTACAGGTGACGGTATTGTTGCGGGCTTACAAGTTTTAAGTGCAATGGTACGTAACCACATGAGTCTGCATGATTTATGCAGTGGCATGAAACTATTACCACAAATTTTAGTGAATGTTCGTTTTACAGGTAGCCACGATCCGCTACAAACACCTGAAGTTCAGAAAGTCGCTAAAGCGGTTGAAGAAGAACTGGCAGGTAAAGGTCGTGTATTACTGCGTAAATCAGGAACAGAACCCTTAATTCGTGTCATGGTTGAAGGTGAAAATGAAGAGCAAGTCACTGCGATGGCAAATCGTATTGCCGACGCTGTGAAGCACGTTGGTTAA
- the ftsH gene encoding ATP-dependent zinc metalloprotease FtsH yields the protein MSDMAKNLILWLVIAVVLMSLFQSFGPSDSNSRKVDYSTFINELTNNQLREVSISGYDINVTKTDNSKYSTYMPMRDDNLLTTLMNRNVKVTGEPLEGQSLLTQIFVSWFPMLLLIGLWIFFMRQMQGGGGKGAMSFGKSKARMLTEDQIKTTFADVAGCDEAKEEVSELVEYLRDPGRFQKLGGKIPKGILMVGPPGTGKTLLAKAIAGEAKVPFFTISGSDFVEMFVGVGASRVRDMFEQAKKAAPCIIFIDEIDAVGRQRGAGLGGGHDEREQTLNQMLVEMDGFEGNEGIIVIAATNRPDVLDPALLRPGRFDRQVVVGLPDVRGREQILKVHMRRVPLSPDVDPAILARGTPGFSGADLANLVNEAALFAARGNKRVVSMVEFEKAKDKIMMGAERRSMVMTEEQKASTAYHEAGHAIIGRLVPEHDPVHKVTIIPRGRALGVTFFLPEGDQISASRQKLESQISTLYGGRLAEEIIYGVEHVSTGASNDIKVATNIARNMVTQWGFSEKLGPLLYAEEEGEVFLGRSVAKAQHMSDETARTIDEEIKAIVDRNYVRARQILMDNLDILHSMKDALMTYETIDAPQIDDLMNRRDVRPPAGWEGNNGNSGTTTTAQPAQTHVASEPKDKPESESDTPSDKNTH from the coding sequence TTGAGTGACATGGCGAAAAACCTGATCCTCTGGCTAGTTATTGCAGTCGTTTTGATGTCATTATTCCAGAGCTTCGGACCCAGCGATTCGAATAGTCGTAAGGTGGATTACTCTACCTTTATCAATGAGTTAACTAATAACCAATTACGCGAGGTCAGCATAAGTGGTTATGATATTAATGTAACTAAAACAGATAACTCAAAGTACAGCACGTATATGCCTATGCGTGATGACAACCTGCTGACCACTTTAATGAACCGTAATGTAAAAGTAACGGGCGAACCACTTGAAGGCCAAAGTCTTCTGACTCAAATTTTTGTGTCTTGGTTCCCAATGCTATTACTGATTGGTCTTTGGATTTTCTTTATGCGCCAAATGCAAGGTGGTGGCGGTAAAGGTGCGATGTCTTTCGGCAAAAGCAAGGCACGCATGTTGACAGAAGACCAAATCAAAACAACCTTCGCTGATGTAGCAGGTTGTGATGAAGCGAAAGAAGAAGTAAGCGAATTAGTTGAGTATTTACGTGATCCGGGCCGTTTCCAGAAATTAGGAGGTAAAATCCCTAAAGGTATTCTGATGGTAGGGCCTCCAGGTACAGGTAAAACATTATTAGCAAAAGCCATCGCGGGTGAAGCTAAGGTCCCATTCTTTACCATTTCAGGTTCTGATTTCGTTGAAATGTTTGTGGGTGTGGGTGCTTCTCGTGTTCGTGATATGTTTGAACAAGCTAAAAAAGCAGCACCTTGTATCATCTTTATCGATGAAATCGATGCGGTCGGTCGTCAACGTGGTGCAGGTTTAGGTGGTGGTCATGATGAACGTGAACAAACACTGAACCAAATGCTAGTTGAGATGGATGGTTTCGAAGGTAATGAAGGTATTATCGTTATCGCGGCGACTAACCGCCCAGACGTATTAGACCCAGCATTACTTCGCCCAGGTCGTTTTGACCGTCAAGTGGTTGTTGGTTTACCTGATGTACGTGGACGTGAGCAAATTCTTAAAGTCCATATGCGTCGTGTACCTTTATCACCAGATGTTGATCCAGCGATTTTAGCGCGTGGTACACCAGGCTTCTCTGGTGCTGACTTAGCTAACTTAGTTAACGAAGCGGCTTTATTTGCTGCACGTGGTAATAAACGTGTTGTCTCAATGGTCGAATTTGAGAAAGCGAAAGATAAGATAATGATGGGTGCAGAGCGCCGTTCAATGGTGATGACTGAAGAACAAAAAGCATCAACCGCTTATCATGAAGCTGGTCACGCAATTATTGGCCGTTTAGTACCAGAACATGATCCTGTGCATAAAGTAACGATTATTCCTCGTGGACGTGCATTAGGTGTGACTTTCTTCTTACCTGAAGGCGACCAAATCAGTGCAAGCCGTCAGAAATTAGAGAGCCAGATTTCAACACTTTACGGTGGTCGTTTAGCTGAAGAAATTATCTATGGTGTAGAGCATGTTTCTACAGGTGCTTCTAATGACATCAAAGTTGCAACTAATATTGCACGTAACATGGTGACACAGTGGGGCTTCTCTGAAAAATTAGGGCCATTACTGTATGCAGAAGAAGAAGGTGAAGTGTTCTTAGGCCGTTCTGTTGCTAAAGCGCAGCATATGTCTGATGAAACAGCTCGTACAATTGACGAAGAAATTAAAGCTATCGTTGATCGTAACTATGTTCGTGCTCGTCAGATCTTAATGGACAACCTTGATATTCTGCACTCAATGAAAGATGCACTGATGACTTATGAAACTATCGATGCGCCTCAAATTGATGATTTAATGAATCGTCGTGATGTTCGTCCACCTGCGGGTTGGGAAGGCAATAATGGCAATAGTGGTACAACGACTACTGCCCAGCCAGCACAAACGCATGTAGCGAGTGAGCCAAAAGATAAGCCTGAGTCAGAAAGTGATACACCTTCTGATAAAAATACTCACTAA
- the greA gene encoding transcription elongation factor GreA: MNQIPMTVLGAEKLREELEYLKGVRRPEIIAAIAEAREHGDLKENAEYHAAREQQGFCEGRIQEIEAKLSNAQVIDITKMNNNGRIIFGSTVTLLNVETEEEQTYRIVGDDEANIKENLISVNSPIARGLIGKELDDVVVITTPGGQVEYEVLNVEYI; encoded by the coding sequence ATGAATCAGATCCCTATGACAGTTCTAGGTGCAGAAAAATTACGCGAAGAGCTGGAATATTTAAAAGGTGTTCGTCGTCCCGAGATTATTGCCGCTATCGCTGAAGCTCGTGAACACGGAGACTTAAAAGAAAACGCGGAATATCATGCTGCAAGAGAGCAACAAGGTTTCTGTGAAGGTCGTATACAAGAAATTGAAGCAAAGTTATCAAATGCTCAAGTCATTGATATTACAAAGATGAATAACAATGGCCGTATTATTTTTGGTTCAACAGTGACATTGTTAAATGTTGAAACTGAAGAAGAGCAAACTTACCGTATTGTTGGTGATGATGAAGCGAACATTAAAGAAAACTTAATTTCGGTTAACTCACCGATTGCGCGTGGATTGATTGGTAAAGAGTTAGATGATGTCGTTGTTATCACAACACCGGGCGGACAAGTCGAGTACGAAGTTTTAAACGTAGAATATATTTAA
- the secG gene encoding preprotein translocase subunit SecG: protein MYTALIVILIIVATGLVGLILLQQGKGADMGASFGAGASGTVFGSSGSANFMTRMTAVLATAFIVLALILGNLSANKTVREDSKWMSIEQTTEEAKKAEQLAAPVAPANTDIPQ, encoded by the coding sequence ATGTATACGGCACTCATTGTTATTCTTATCATTGTAGCAACAGGGCTAGTTGGTCTGATCCTGTTACAGCAGGGTAAAGGTGCTGATATGGGCGCTTCTTTTGGTGCAGGTGCTTCCGGTACAGTATTTGGTTCAAGCGGTTCAGCTAACTTTATGACCCGTATGACCGCTGTTTTAGCGACAGCTTTTATTGTACTTGCCCTTATTTTAGGTAATCTAAGTGCCAATAAAACTGTGCGTGAAGACAGCAAATGGATGTCTATCGAGCAGACTACAGAAGAAGCTAAAAAAGCTGAGCAGTTAGCAGCGCCTGTAGCGCCAGCAAATACAGATATTCCGCAGTAA